From one Trachemys scripta elegans isolate TJP31775 chromosome 14, CAS_Tse_1.0, whole genome shotgun sequence genomic stretch:
- the LOC117887005 gene encoding zinc-binding protein A33-like: MGYDSLLGYPKMKVYREKEDVTLDPDTAHPNLALSKDRRSVTATKTKLALANNPGRFDIYSCVLGSDGYESGTHYWDVEVASTGGWALGITRESASRKGRFNFSPKQGTWAIQLSRGQYREVTAEWSPLDPPQNPGKIRVYLDYEGGVVCFYDADTMAPLHAFTSSFSGKIYPFFWVWSVGTSLRLCPPQPSNN; this comes from the exons ATGGGCTACGATTCCTTGCTGGGTTACCCCAAGATGAAGGTCTACAGAGAAAAAG AGGATGTCACTCTGGACCCAGATACAGCTCACCCCAATCTGGCCCTTTCCAAGGACCGGAGAAGTGTGACAGCCACAAAGACAAAGCTAGCTCTGGCCAACAACCCAGGGAGATTCGACATTTACTCCTGCGTGCTCGGCTCCGACGGCTACGAGTCAGGGACGCATTACTGGGACGTGGAGGTGGCtagcacagggggctgggctctgggaatCACCAGGGAGTCTGCCAGCAGGAAGGGACGGTTCAATTTCAGCCCCAAGCAAGGCACGTGGGCCATCCAGCTCTCCAGGGGCCAGTACCGGGAAGTCACTGCGGAATGGAGCCCGCTGGACCCGCCCCAGAACCCTGGCAAGATCAGAGTGTATCTGGACTATGAAGGAGGGGTTGTGTGCTTCTACGATGCTGATACCATGGCCCCCCTCCACGCCTTCACCTCCTCCTTTTCTGGGAAGATCTACCCGTTCTTCTGGGTCTGGTCTGTAGGGACCTCCCTTAGACTGTGTCCCCCACAACCCTCCAATAACTGA
- the LOC117886995 gene encoding zinc finger protein 239-like — translation MESKGSLLERCEGDDSQSPGQGQAQENQCSPEKQQGNPPGKTLDESTLRGLEDCNEATIQPRTCTKEKRFECAECRKHFSSGSHLIRHQRSHTGETPYNCSECGKQFNDQSNLIRHQRTHTGERPHKCRDCGKNFSQRSGLIVHQRIHTGEKCHKCPDCGQTFTQSAHVTRHQRIHTGKRPYGCPECGESFACTSDLIIHLRVHTGEKPYCCPDCGQSFAQSHHLTDHRRIHTGERPYTCPDCGNSFRQKSGFNVHRRRHTGECPYKCSVCGERYKTKSSLLFHMKLHID, via the coding sequence ATGGAATCAAAGGGGTCGTTGCTGGAAAGGTGTGAAGGGGATGATTCCCAGAGTCCTGGGCAGGGACAAGCCCAAGAAAATCAGTGCAgcccagagaagcagcagggaaaCCCCCCAGGGAAGACACTGGATGAATCCACTCTCCGAGGTTTGGAGGATTGTAATGAGGCAACGATCCAGCCGAGAACATGCACTAAGGAGAAGCGTTTCGAATGTGCTGAGTGCAGGAAACACTTCAGTTCTGGATCacaccttattagacatcagagaTCTCACACGGGAGAGACCCCCTATAactgctctgagtgtgggaaacaaTTCAATGACCAATCAAACCTTATTAGACATCAgcgaacccacacaggagagagaccccataagtgccgTGACTGCGGGAAAAACTTCAGTCAGAGGTCAGGCCTTATtgtacatcagagaatccacacaggagagaaatgcCATAAATGCCCTGACTGTGGACAAACCTTCACCCAGAGTGCACATGTAACTAGACATCAGAGGATTCACACGGGCAAGAGACCCTATGGATGCCCAGAGTGTGGAGAAAGCTTCGCTTGTACCTCAGATCTTATTATACACCTGAGagtccacacgggagagaaacctTATTGCTGCCCCGACTGTGGACAAAGCTTCGCTCAGAGTCATCACCTTACTGACCatcggagaatccacacaggagagagaccctataccTGCCCCGACTGTGGGAATAGCTTCAGACAAAAATCTGGTTTCAATGTCCATCGGAGAAGGCACACAGGAGAGTGCCCCTACAAATGTTCCGTCTGTGGGGAAAGGTACAAGACCAAGAGTTCTCTATTATTCCACATGAAACTTCACATAGACTAG